A genome region from Fusarium musae strain F31 chromosome 5, whole genome shotgun sequence includes the following:
- the FET3 gene encoding ferroxidase fet3 (EggNog:ENOG41~CAZy:AA1), producing the protein MLFNSLSAEAALLLALPHLASAATRKFDFDIGWVRANPDNAFERPVIGINGKWPIPTIEVDIGDRVIINAHNNLGNQSTSLHFHGLYMNGTTHMDGPAGVSQCPIVPGTSFTYNFTVRMLKIPSLPLKIQLTYPPQVEQPGTYWYHSHTAAQYPDGLRAPFIVHDKDFPYKDKYDEEVIFSLSDWYHDEMRSMIPKFMSKANPSGAEPVPNNALMNETTNFTMSVKPETTYLFRTINIGAFAGQYLWFEGHKMRIVEVDGIYTEEAEAEMIYISAAQRVSFLLTTKKDTSKNFPIVASMDTTLFDVLPPDLNYNATGWLVYDEKADKPDAATVDALEPHDDMKLVPYDKMGILGKPDQEFTLDVKMENLKDGANYAWFNNITYVEAKVPTLYTALSAGKDAEDPSVYGTYTHSMVLKKNEIVQIVVNNLDSGRHPFHLHGHAFQSIYRSEEEAGIWADANVTEADLPKTPMRRDTLVIYPNGNIVMRFKADNPGVWLFHCHIEWHVVSGLIATFVEDPLTLQETIQLPKNHLDACAAADMPTKGNAAANTENFLDLTDENRPAKALPAGFTPRGIVALVFSCICGILGVAVVAWYGFSASIDPTSAGALSAGIVDGSDSGDGNPAHKGPQETVVSPSGDARSH; encoded by the exons ATGCTTTTCAACTCTTTATCAGCGGAGGCAGCACTGCTTCTCGCCCTTCCTCACCTCGCTTCTGCAGCTACCAGAAAGTTTGATTTTGATATTGGCTGGGTCAGAGCTAATCCTGACAATGCTTTCGAGCGCCCAGTCATTGGCATCAATGGCAAGTGGCCAATCCCTACAATCGAGGTTGACATTGGTGATCGGGTCATCATCAATGCTCACAATAACCTGGGCAATCAATCAACTTCTCTGCATTTTCATGGTCTCTACATGAACGGCACTACTCATATGGATGGCCCTGCCGGCGTCAGTCAATGTCCAATTGTTCCTGGAACCAGCTTCACTTATAACTTCACTGTAAGGATGCTCAAGATCCCCTCTCTACCTCTCAAGATTCAATTAACATATCCACCACAGGTCGAGCAACCAGGTACCTATTGGTATCACAGTCACACTGCTGCTCAATACCCTGACGGTCTACGTGCTCCCTTCATTGTTCACGATAAAGATTTCCCCTACAAGGATAAGTACGATGAAGAGGTtatcttttctctttctgaTTGGTATCATGACGAGATGCGATCCATGATTCCCAAGTTCATGAGCAAGGCCAACCCTTCAGGTGCAGAGCCCGTGCCCAACAATGCCTTGATGAACGAAAccaccaacttcaccatgtcTGTCAAGCCCGAGACAACCTATCTGTTCCGTACCATCAACATAGGTGCCTTTGCTGGCCAGTATCTCTGGTTTGAGGGTCACAAGATGCGCATTGTCGAAGTCGATGGTATCTATACcgaagaggctgaggcagAGATGATCTACATCTCGGCTGCTCAGCGTGTCAGCTTTTTGCTCACCACCAAAAAGGACACTTCCAAGAACTTCCCAATTGTCGCCAGCATGGATACC ACTCTTTTTGATGTCCTGCCCCCGGATCTGAACTACAATGCCACCGGCTGGCTCGTCTATGATGAAAAGGCCGACAAGCCAGACGCCGCTACTGTTGACGCTTTGGAACCTCACGATGACATGAAGCTTGTTCCATACGACAAGATGGGCATTCTTGGAAAGCCTGACCAGGAGTTTACTCTTGATGTCAAGATGGAAAACCTCAAGGATGGTGCCAACTACGCCTGGTTCAACAATATTACCTACGTCGAGGCCAAGGTTCCCACCCTGTATACCGCCCTCAGCGCAGGCAAGGACGCCGAAGACCCAAGTGTTTATGGCACTTACACACACTCCATGGTCCTGAAGAAGAACGAGATCGTACAAATTGTCGTGAACAATCTCGATTCTGGTCGTCACCCTTTCCATCTTCACGGACACGCATTCCAATCCATCTACCGTTCCGAAGAGGAGGCTGGTATTTGGGCCGATGCCAACGTTACTGAGGCTGATTTGCCCAAAACTCCTATGCGACGTGATACTCTTGTCATCTATCCCAACGGTAACATTGTTATGCGTTTCAAGGCCGACAATCCAG GTGTTTGGTTGTTCCATTGCCACATTGAATGGCACGTAGTGTCTGGTCTCATTGCCACTTTCGTTGAAGACCCTCTTACTCTTCAAGAGACCATCCAGCTTCCTAAGAACCACCTGGATGCCTGTGCCGCTGCTGATATGCCTACCAAGGGGAATGCGGCTGCTAATACCGAGAACTTCCTTGATCTTACTGACGAGAATAGACCTGCCAAGGCTCTGCCTGCTGG ATTTACTCCTCGTGGTATCGTCGCTCTTGTCTTCAGCTGTATCTGCGGTATCCTGGGTGTAGCCGTCGTGGCATGGTATGGATTTTCTGCATCGATCGACCCAACCAGTGCCGGCGCTCTCAGCGCTGGTATCGTTGATGGCAGTGACTCAGGCGACGGCAATCCTGCTCATAAGGGACCTCAAGAGACAGTTGTTTCCCCTTCAGGTGATGCGAGAAGTCACTGA